Proteins from one Setaria italica strain Yugu1 chromosome V, Setaria_italica_v2.0, whole genome shotgun sequence genomic window:
- the LOC101784070 gene encoding probable disease resistance RPP8-like protein 4, which produces MAALTQGAIDGLLGVLAKAITDEARLIGGVPGDMQFIKDEMDSMNGFLLHLTKTEGQHDDQVRAWMKQVREIAYVAEDCVQRYVHDIVPFEAIRFGRLGALATMVRFLRNPKKYCELHDLGKQITELKARVRDVGERRLRYGVTVPAGTDLKLAPTTPAAGQQEEKREAFVRALDLELEQDVVGSKAWWRAHHQAWLRSSLRRATTAVGGLLPAALPSAVLRYLSFSREIVRQLPPLVQSEAATVHGILKKCSQDDGDDGAAFRCTKKMFLCALYAYPYATNQELEKLKEKLEGRAQEPKKEVMTFCYSMLSISQKSCLQYLTAFLYESEISRTSMVRRWVAEGLVGKEPGGGGGGGGRIPEEEGECCFGELVFRGFIRPARFSDAGTVKSCVMEKPVREFILSITGSENFEVSLPAHLDRQLRIREIVRRLPPPQQEQRQAADRWRNIARRCNLCSDSASPEEDHPMDALVDFLKKLPELYRLNVLDLGGCRGLKKDHLKSFGDVVWLKYLSLRNTDVSHLPACYINKLTLLETLDIRGTTIRPRDTKKINLPKLKHLLAGRYLTPGEKASLITVRMPRKIGSMRFMETLSHVQVSKDGTELRGVAKLRQLRKLGVVVHGDADSTAHLGRVLHALSGCLRSLSVCVTTQGWALDEVSSSSSTTQEMVGAAPRPSFILENLDIKGKISGLPSWITKAQKLANVTLRNTELSGEDAMRRLASVLSLRCLKLSGGAFTEQELVFRVLQFKALKILVLEGGPITTVTFLAADAAPALEKIVWAIGRSRVRDGEDLIVGINYLPNLKAIELRGDFKTTSLVDWVEATKESTSDPRYYIRYMSSTASVGNELITEVPKTARHTTVSIPVTVINQQH; this is translated from the coding sequence ATGGCCGCCCTAACCCAAGGCGCCATTGACGGGCTGCTGGGCGTCCTGGCCAAGGCGATCACGGACGAGGCGCGGCTGATCGGCGGCGTGCCCGGCGACATGCAGTTCATCAAGGATGAGATGGACAGCATGAATGGGTTCCTGCTgcacctgaccaagacggaGGGCCAGCACGACGACCAGGTCCGCGCATGGATGAAGCAGGTGCGCGAGATCGCCTACGTCGCCGAGGACTGCGTCCAGCGCTACGTCCACGACATAGTCCCGTTCGAAGCTATTCGTTTTGGACGCCTGGGCGCCCTGGCGACCATGGTGCGCTTCCTCCGCAACCCCAAAAAGTATTGTGAGCTCCACGACCTCGGCAAGCAGATCACTGAGCTCAAGGCCCGCGTGCGCGATGTCGGCGAGAGGCGGTTGCGCTACGGCGTCACCGTCCCGGCTGGTACGGACCTCAAGCTGGCGCCGACGACGCCTGCTGCTGGCCAACAAGAGGAGAAGAGGGAGGCCTTTGTACGCGCACTGGATCTGGAACTGGAACAAGACGTCGTCGGCAGCAAAGCATGGTGGAGGGCCCACCATCAGGCCTGGCTTCGTTCGTCTCTCCGCAGAGCGACGACTGCTGTGGGCGGCCTGCTTCCTGCTGCTCTCCCATCTGCTGTTCTGAGATACCTATCTTTCAGCAGAGAGATCGTCCGTCAGCTTCCTCCTCTCGTACAATCTGAAGCTGCCACGGTGCACGGCATCCTGAAGAAATGTTCTCAGGATGACGGCGACGATGGAGCAGCATTCAGATGCACGAAGAAGATGTTCCTCTGTGCACTTTATGCTTACCCTTATGCGACAAATCAAGAGCTGGAGAAGCTCAAGGAGAAATTAGAGGGAAGAGCCCAAGAGCCCAAGAAGGAAGTGATGACCTTCTGCTACAGCATGCTGTCCATCAGCCAGAAGAGTTGCCTGCAGTATCTAACTGCTTTCCTCTATGAGTCGGAGATCAGCAGGACAAGCATGGTCAGGCGATGGGTCGCCGAAGGCCTCGTAGGTAAAgaaccaggaggaggaggaggaggaggagggaggattccagaagaagaaggcgagTGCTGCTTCGGTGAGCTTGTATTTCGAGGCTTCATCCGTCCTGCTCGCTTCAGCGATGCCGGCACGGTCAAGAGCTGTGTGATGGAGAAGCCAGTCCGCGAGTTCATTCTCAGCATCACTGGAAGCGAGAACTTCGAGGTCTCGTTGCCAGCTCACCTCGACCGCCAGCTCAGGATCCGAGAGATAGTTCGACGTCTTCCACCGCCGCAGCAAGAGCAACGACAAGCGGCGGATCGTTGGAGGAACATCGCTCGCCGCTGCAACCTTTGCAGCGACAGCGCTTCGCCGGAGGAGGATCATCCCATGGACGCGCTGGTGGATTTCCTCAAGAAACTCCCTGAGCTATATCGGCTGAATGTGCTGGATTTGGGAGGCTGCAGAGGCCTGAAGAAGGACCACCTCAAGAGCTTTGGCGATGTGGTCTGGCTCAAGTATCTGAGCCTTCGGAACACAGACGTCTCCCACCTGCCTGCCTGTTATATCAACAAGCTTACGCTGCTGGAGACCCTGGACATCAGGGGAACAACCATACGGCCTCGCGACACGAAGAAGATCAACCTGCCAAAGCTAAAGCACCTGCTCGCCGGCCGATACCTCACGCCGGGCGAGAAGGCGTCGCTCATCACCGTGCGGATGCCTCGCAAGATCGGGTCCATGAGGTTCATGGAGACACTATCCCACGTCCAAGTCTCCAAGGACGGAACCGAGCTGCGAGGAGTTGCCAAGCTGCGTCAGTTGAGGAAGCTCGGTGTGGTCGTCCATGGCGATGCTGACAGTACCGCACATCTGGGTCGAGTGCTGCATGCGCTGTCTGGATGCCTGCGCTCACTGTCAGTTTGCGTCACCACCCAGGGCTGGGCTCTCGACGaggtttcctcctcttcctccaccacgCAAGAGATGGTGGGCGCCGCCCCCAGGCCCAGCTTCATCCTCGAGAACCTAGATATCAAGGGAAAGATCAGCGGCCTGCCTTCATGGATCACCAAGGCCCAGAAGCTAGCCAACGTCACTCTACGTAACACTGAGCTGAGCGGAGAAGATGCTATGAGGAGGCTTGCCAGTGTCCTAAGCCTGCGTTGCCtcaagctcagcggcggcgcatTCACCGAGCAAGAACTCGTCTTCAGGGTCCTCCAGTTCAAAGCTCTCAAGATCCTCGTCCTCGAGGGTGGCCCCATCACCACCGtcaccttcctcgccgccgacgcagCTCCTGCGCTCGAGAAGATTGTGTGGGCCATAGGCAGAAGCAGGGTACGTGATGGGGAGGACCTCATCGTCGGGATCAACTACCTTCCCAATCTGAAGGCGATTGAGCTTAGAGGCGACTTCAAGACGACGAGCCTCGTGGACTGGGTGGAAGCCACTAAAGAATCCACAAGTGATCCAAGGTATTACATCCGCTACAtgtcctccaccgcctccgttGGGAACGAATTGATCACCGAGGTCCCAAAAACTGCAAGGCATACTACCGTATCAATTCCGGTTACCGTTATCAACCAGCAGCACTAG
- the LOC101760417 gene encoding arsenate reductase 2.1, translating into MAARVAATLVALLVALFAVAATAQAPAAAPKMAPLPPPPKRAPMASPPAPPMGSPASAPSASVPAMSPTAAKLVSMARGNPRVAIIDVRDEERSYQAHIAGSHHFASGSFAARMPELVQAASGKDTLVFHCALSQVRGPTCARMFSDYLSETKEDSEIKNIMVLELGFNGWEVSGQPVCRCTDAPCKGTCS; encoded by the exons ATGGCCGCCcgcgtcgccgccaccctcgtcgcgctcctcgtcgccctcttcgccgtcgccgccacggcgcaggccccggcggcggcgcccaagatggctccgctgccgccgccgcccaaacGGGCCCCGATGGCctccccgcccgcgccgcccatgGGGAGCCCGGCCTCCGCTCCCTCGGCCTCCGTCCCGGCCATGAGCCCGACGGCGGCGAAGCTGGTGTCTATGGCGCGCGGCAATCCCCGCGTCGCCATCATCGACGTCAG GGACGAGGAGAGGAGCTACCAGGCGCACATCGCGGGGTCACACCACTTCGCCAGCGGCAGCTTCGCGGCGCGGATGCCGGAGCTGGTGCAGGCCGCCAGCGGCAAGGACACCCTCGTCTTCCACTGCGCTCTCAGCCAG GTGCGAGGTCCAACATGTGCTCGGATGTTCTCTGACTATCTATCGGAGACCAAGGAGGATTCAGAGATAAAGAACATCATGGTACTGGAGCTCGGGTTTAACGGATGGGAGGTTTCAGGGCAGCCTGTTTGCCGCTGCACCGACGCTCCTTGCAAAGGGACGTGCTCATGA